A single region of the Acidobacteriota bacterium genome encodes:
- a CDS encoding trehalase family glycosidase gives MKLNGIHLARTLLLAFAVIISLIDSQQAQTKRPAIKNPPDINNYLKNSVRADVGGEGLWLPQLDSKLTRWLDAEPGFVGQVYYVHATDFKGLFKYEFTSNGKPLTAKPIKNTWTPAYVKTRYQLNDASGAITFEIEETKFINDNEEVFSNLMVFNSSPSLSHTLSIRVIDLLRAGTSDQPKPDVSRASNTVQGHIRFKPTTYYFTDLQIEKFYLMNGSGFGSTLNADLTQPITINPKSTKQFSVRMIFGNSQKECADKLASAIKRNAFDARIAEFNQWFADSVPEFNCSDEAIKKMYYYRWYLVKKCSINTRKFVSNHPYRDRVIYEGVAGRWFTKVIGLPLPLQIMEARWLNDKSLANGQARVAITKDDFFDYLNWTPFAIWQLHLVAPNPELIKEALPVMKRFVASEEAKDEDQDFLPTTWGTWITGMEYQPSFHYFTVPRWDHTKGDEFVTDNHLTKDPTIYKKYLSVERVDEATYYFLNNLAIAKASAISGDSPTATDYLKRAENIRRAVKDKLWDERTQFFYDIHPTTDEKALEAKQADGFFPFLFGLLATKDEAAVFNHLLDPKAFWTAFPVPSASQDSPAFDAAGRWKVGPHASPDKPYSYVDSWNGPTWVFSNALVLDALANGARMTNDERLRTAWLELLNRHTKMQFRNNDLSVPCVVEHYNSHTGEPIRWLADYFHSSYNDLLMRFLIGITPREDGLIEIAPLARAPLRFSIKDVRYRGHKISVNFGRSISIAVDSKTIFHRPFIRRIIYNPKTGKFVS, from the coding sequence ATGAAATTAAACGGCATTCATCTTGCGCGAACTTTGCTCCTGGCTTTTGCCGTCATTATTTCTTTAATCGATTCTCAGCAAGCGCAGACCAAACGACCGGCGATTAAAAATCCGCCGGATATCAATAACTATTTGAAAAACAGTGTACGCGCGGATGTTGGCGGCGAAGGGTTATGGTTGCCGCAACTCGACAGCAAACTGACGCGCTGGCTCGACGCTGAACCCGGATTCGTCGGACAGGTCTACTACGTTCACGCCACCGATTTCAAAGGCTTGTTCAAATATGAATTCACCAGTAACGGCAAACCGCTCACGGCAAAACCCATCAAGAACACCTGGACACCGGCTTACGTAAAAACTCGTTATCAATTGAACGATGCGAGCGGCGCAATCACATTTGAAATCGAAGAGACCAAATTTATCAACGATAACGAAGAGGTTTTCAGTAATTTAATGGTTTTTAATTCATCCCCTTCACTCAGTCACACGCTCAGCATTCGGGTGATAGATTTGCTCAGGGCGGGAACATCCGACCAACCCAAACCTGATGTTTCGCGGGCATCGAACACAGTTCAAGGGCATATCCGATTCAAACCGACCACCTATTACTTTACAGATTTGCAAATCGAAAAATTTTACTTAATGAACGGCAGCGGCTTTGGCAGCACCTTGAATGCTGACTTGACGCAGCCAATAACGATTAACCCTAAATCAACCAAACAATTTTCCGTGCGAATGATCTTCGGAAACTCTCAGAAAGAATGCGCCGATAAACTTGCATCAGCGATTAAGCGGAATGCGTTTGATGCACGAATCGCAGAATTCAATCAATGGTTCGCTGATAGCGTGCCGGAGTTTAATTGTTCCGATGAAGCGATAAAGAAGATGTATTACTATCGCTGGTATCTGGTAAAAAAATGTTCAATCAACACGCGCAAATTCGTCTCCAATCATCCGTATCGCGACCGCGTCATCTACGAAGGCGTCGCCGGTCGGTGGTTTACCAAAGTCATCGGCTTGCCCCTGCCTTTGCAAATCATGGAAGCGCGTTGGCTCAATGACAAATCGCTTGCAAACGGACAGGCTCGCGTCGCCATTACCAAAGACGATTTTTTTGATTACCTCAACTGGACGCCGTTTGCCATCTGGCAACTGCATCTGGTCGCGCCGAACCCGGAGTTAATCAAAGAAGCTTTGCCGGTGATGAAAAGGTTTGTCGCTTCGGAAGAAGCCAAAGATGAAGACCAGGATTTTTTACCGACTACCTGGGGCACCTGGATTACCGGAATGGAATATCAACCGAGTTTTCATTATTTCACCGTGCCGCGCTGGGATCATACGAAAGGCGATGAATTCGTAACCGATAATCACCTCACCAAAGACCCGACGATTTACAAAAAATACCTGTCCGTAGAGCGCGTTGATGAAGCGACCTATTACTTTTTAAATAACCTGGCAATTGCCAAAGCCTCGGCAATATCTGGCGATTCGCCAACCGCAACCGACTACCTGAAGCGCGCGGAAAATATTCGCCGTGCCGTCAAAGACAAACTCTGGGACGAGCGCACCCAATTCTTTTACGATATTCATCCGACCACCGATGAAAAAGCCCTGGAAGCCAAACAGGCTGATGGTTTCTTCCCTTTTCTATTCGGTCTGCTCGCAACCAAAGATGAAGCAGCGGTTTTCAATCACTTGCTAGACCCGAAAGCATTCTGGACGGCTTTTCCTGTGCCATCGGCTTCGCAGGATTCACCGGCATTCGATGCCGCGGGACGGTGGAAAGTGGGACCGCACGCTTCGCCTGACAAACCTTACAGCTACGTTGACAGTTGGAACGGGCCGACCTGGGTTTTCAGTAACGCGCTGGTCTTGGACGCGCTCGCCAACGGCGCGCGAATGACCAATGATGAGCGTTTGCGTACAGCCTGGCTGGAATTATTAAACCGTCATACGAAGATGCAATTTCGCAATAATGATTTGTCTGTCCCTTGTGTCGTCGAACATTACAATTCGCACACCGGCGAACCGATTCGCTGGCTTGCGGATTATTTTCATTCCTCCTATAACGATTTGCTCATGCGTTTTCTAATCGGCATCACTCCGCGTGAAGATGGGTTGATTGAAATCGCGCCGCTTGCGCGTGCGCCGCTACGGTTTTCGATTAAAGATGTGCGCTATCGCGGTCATAAAATTTCGGTGAACTTCGGTCGCAGCATTTCCATTGCAGTTGACAGCAAAACGATTTTTCATCGCCCGTTCATCAGGCGAATTATTTA